In one Butyrivibrio proteoclasticus B316 genomic region, the following are encoded:
- a CDS encoding ABC transporter substrate-binding protein: protein MMNKKIGRMGSSLLMVVLTTLTVALSGCSSDKAGDSAKVDASVEAGTETVTGTETTESTDVADDLSKLTVGIPQDIDGLDPHNSTGAGTREVFYNIFEGLVKADSEGNLNPAVASEYTISDDSKVYTFTLRDGIKFHDGSLVTVEDIKYSLERNMGVDGSEPLIKAYGKIDSVNIVDDSHVEVVLKEADSDFLTQLTVAIIPASNEHPETTPIGTGPYKYVSNSPQENFVVTRFDDYWGEKAYIKDVVFKIEANMDAIVLDLEGGSIDMMARVTPTQVSQLSDKFEVYEGTMNLVQALYLNNAVKPFDDVRVRQALCYAVNPQEIMDFVSEGAGTEVGSAMFPAFSKYYMPELNDTYNTDADKAKELLAEAGYPDGFEFTITVPSNYGQHVDTAQVISEELKEIGVTAKIQEIEWNSWVSDVYSGREFEATVVGIDASTLSASALLSRYVSDNGKNFVNFNSADYDAAYAKASAATDDAEKTTYYKECETILSKEAASVYIQDLPEFVVLNKKFTGYTFYPLYVQDIAKIRPAQ, encoded by the coding sequence ATGATGAACAAGAAAATTGGAAGGATGGGAAGTTCACTTCTGATGGTCGTGTTAACAACACTGACTGTTGCATTGAGCGGATGCTCAAGTGACAAGGCAGGTGATTCCGCCAAGGTAGATGCAAGTGTAGAGGCAGGCACTGAAACAGTGACCGGCACAGAGACAACAGAATCTACAGATGTAGCGGATGATCTTTCTAAGCTTACCGTAGGAATACCTCAGGATATTGACGGTCTTGACCCTCACAATTCAACAGGGGCAGGAACAAGAGAAGTATTCTACAACATTTTTGAAGGCCTTGTTAAGGCTGATTCAGAAGGTAATCTTAACCCTGCTGTAGCCAGTGAGTATACGATTTCAGATGATAGTAAGGTTTACACCTTTACTCTTAGGGATGGTATCAAGTTCCACGATGGAAGCTTAGTTACAGTAGAGGATATCAAATATTCCCTTGAGCGTAATATGGGTGTTGACGGAAGTGAGCCTCTTATCAAGGCTTATGGCAAGATTGACAGTGTAAACATTGTTGATGACAGCCACGTAGAGGTTGTTCTTAAGGAAGCTGACTCAGATTTCCTTACTCAGCTTACAGTAGCTATAATTCCTGCAAGCAATGAACATCCGGAGACAACACCAATAGGAACAGGCCCATACAAGTATGTTTCTAACTCACCACAGGAGAATTTTGTAGTAACAAGATTTGACGATTACTGGGGAGAGAAGGCTTATATCAAGGATGTAGTATTCAAGATTGAAGCTAACATGGATGCAATCGTACTTGATCTTGAGGGTGGTTCCATCGATATGATGGCACGTGTGACACCTACACAGGTTAGCCAGCTTTCTGACAAATTTGAGGTTTATGAGGGAACTATGAACCTTGTTCAGGCTCTTTACCTCAACAACGCAGTTAAGCCTTTTGACGATGTAAGAGTACGTCAGGCTCTTTGCTATGCTGTTAACCCACAGGAAATCATGGATTTCGTTTCAGAGGGCGCAGGAACAGAGGTAGGAAGTGCTATGTTCCCTGCATTTAGCAAGTACTATATGCCGGAGCTTAACGATACATACAATACAGATGCAGACAAGGCCAAGGAGCTTCTTGCAGAAGCCGGATATCCTGATGGCTTTGAGTTCACAATAACAGTTCCATCCAACTATGGCCAGCACGTTGACACAGCTCAGGTTATTTCTGAGGAGCTCAAGGAAATCGGCGTTACAGCCAAGATCCAGGAGATCGAGTGGAATTCATGGGTAAGTGATGTTTACTCAGGCAGAGAATTTGAGGCAACTGTAGTAGGAATCGATGCTTCAACTCTTTCTGCATCAGCACTTCTGTCCAGATATGTATCAGACAATGGCAAGAACTTTGTAAACTTTAACAGTGCTGATTACGACGCAGCTTATGCTAAGGCATCAGCAGCAACTGATGATGCTGAGAAGACAACATATTACAAGGAATGCGAGACTATCCTTTCCAAGGAAGCAGCCAGCGTTTACATTCAGGATCTTCCTGAGTTTGTTGTTCTCAACAAGAAATTTACCGGATATACATTCTATCCACTCTATGTGCAGGATATTGCCAAGATCAGACCTGCACAGTAA
- the nrdR gene encoding transcriptional regulator NrdR, with amino-acid sequence MKCPFCGKDDTRVIDSRPADENTSIRRRRVCDSCGKRFTTYEKVETIPLIVIKKGDVREPYDRAKIEAGVFRACHKRPVSAEQITRLVDAVETEVFNMEQKEIPSRAIGEIVMDKMKNLDPVAYVRFASVYREFKDVNTFMDELKSVLRKEAEGTITDSTDKNTPLLKKE; translated from the coding sequence ATGAAATGCCCATTCTGTGGAAAAGATGACACAAGAGTAATTGATTCCCGACCAGCAGATGAGAACACATCCATCAGGAGAAGAAGAGTTTGTGATTCCTGTGGTAAACGTTTTACTACCTATGAGAAAGTTGAGACAATACCTCTTATTGTCATTAAGAAGGGTGATGTGCGTGAACCCTATGACAGAGCCAAGATTGAGGCTGGTGTTTTCAGAGCCTGCCATAAGCGCCCTGTAAGTGCTGAGCAGATAACAAGGCTCGTAGATGCTGTAGAGACTGAAGTTTTCAATATGGAGCAGAAGGAAATTCCTAGTCGTGCCATCGGAGAGATAGTAATGGATAAGATGAAGAATCTTGATCCTGTTGCATATGTAAGATTTGCCTCTGTTTACCGTGAATTCAAGGATGTTAACACCTTTATGGATGAGCTTAAATCAGTCCTCAGGAAAGAGGCAGAGGGGACGATAACAGATTCTACGGACAAGAATACACCACTTCTCAAGAAAGAGTGA